The genomic stretch ATCTTCTATATTTTACACCTGCTGCATCTAACATTTTTTTTGAAGCTCTATTAGAATCTGTATTTGTATATTTATCTGATAAGTATACAATTTCTTTTATTCCACTTTGAATAATAGCCTTAGTACATTCATGGCAAGGAAAAAGTGCCACATAAATAATACAATCTTTTAAAGATTTTATACTATTTAATATAGCATTTAATTCTGCATGACAAACATAAGGATACTTTGTATTTAAAAATTCTCCATCTCTTTCCCAAGGAAATTCTTTATCATCACAACCCTTTGGCAAGCCATTA from Fusobacterium hwasookii encodes the following:
- a CDS encoding deoxycytidylate deaminase, whose protein sequence is MRENYINWDSYFMGIAILSSMRSKDPNTQVGACIVNEEKRIVGVGYNGLPKGCDDKEFPWERDGEFLNTKYPYVCHAELNAILNSIKSLKDCIIYVALFPCHECTKAIIQSGIKEIVYLSDKYTNTDSNRASKKMLDAAGVKYRRFEPDIEKLEINFANIE